In Rhodopirellula bahusiensis, the genomic stretch GTTGGATGGACCACGCACTCGACGAATCCTTCCGCCGCATCAACACCCCGATTCAAATCTCGACCGTCGCAGGTCTTGGCGAACTACGGCAGTTCCCAGACCGATGGGAAATTAAGCTTTGCCCAGACGCTCCACATTCAGCGATCATTGAGCGAACGATTTTGATTGACGCGTCCTGCGAAGGGCCAACATCCGAGCAGCTGGAGATGATTCGCCAACTTCCTCAACAGTTCGCCAGTATTGAATCAAATATCCGAGAAGAGCTACGAAGTTACTTCGCGGACATGGGAGCACCTGAAGACTATGAGACCGTCGACTTCGGTAGTGTGAGCGCACATATCCTCTCACCGAACGACGAGATCGACCTTGAGGTTTGGTACTCGTCCATCCCAGAGCACGGCTACATGGGATACACAGTGTGCCTTCGAGACTGGAAGGTGCATGAAATCTATGGCGGTGATTGAACCAACGACTAGCACGCATTGAGTGCGATTTGATCGAGTTCTTGACCGCCTCGAATGACTCGTACGATGTCGACCGTCTTCTCAGTGACGAAGTACAACACGACATAGTTGTCAAACCCGTTTACCAACTTCGCTCGCAGCCCCTTGGCGTCATCACGGTTGGTCGGCACGTTACCGCCAGCATTTGGGAACTGCGAGAGCAGTTCAACTGTAGATTCAACCGCATCGAGAAAACGCATCGCGGCATCAAGATTATTCTCCGCGATGTTCTGTGAATGCCCGGCGATGTCGTCGATCGCGAGACGCCGACGATGCGGAACCCTTTGATTTGCCATTCAGCTTCAGTGCTTCGATCGCAGGCGATCGCGAATCGCTTCGATTTCTTCGGGATCCCACGGTTCACTGGGGCCGCTATTGACCCCCTCGATGGCGAGTATTTCGACTTGTCTTTGGCGATCGCTGATTTTGGCAATCATCTGCGATACAAACTCGCCAACATCGGTGAACCCATTTTTCTGGGCACGTTCCGTGACATCCATCATCACGGCATCTGGCAAACTCACGGAAATGGTAGACATTTGGGCATCCTCTTTGTTGGCGGTGGTTTTAATTG encodes the following:
- a CDS encoding type II toxin-antitoxin system RelE/ParE family toxin; amino-acid sequence: MANQRVPHRRRLAIDDIAGHSQNIAENNLDAAMRFLDAVESTVELLSQFPNAGGNVPTNRDDAKGLRAKLVNGFDNYVVLYFVTEKTVDIVRVIRGGQELDQIALNAC
- a CDS encoding ribbon-helix-helix domain-containing protein translates to MSTISVSLPDAVMMDVTERAQKNGFTDVGEFVSQMIAKISDRQRQVEILAIEGVNSGPSEPWDPEEIEAIRDRLRSKH